AAAAGTACGAACAAACCAAATGCATAAACGTATACACTTGTTTTATAAATCTGTTCCACATCCAAATATTGAATGGCGGCTACAATACCAACTCCAACCGTAAACCAAACTGCCTGCTGTAATAAAAAGTTTTTACCCTCATATTGCTCTAATTGTTGTGCATTATAAATGGCAAGCAGACTAACACATACAAGTAAAATAAAAATTGAAATTAAATCTGTTTGTACAAAATAGGATTGCTTTTTTGACATTGCTGATCACCAAATTTCTACATTTACTCTAATTCTAATTATCCACACCGTAAACATGTTTGCAAGTAGTTAATCGCAAGTTATTATGGAAGTTATTCACAATATCCACAACCAACATAGCATTTATCCACAAAAAATATCCACTAATGTAATATTGCTATAACAATATTTTTCACAGTTATGCACAGGGTTGTGTATAACTTGGGTTACTTTAATGGCATAGAGGCACGAGCGTTTAAGTCCAGTGTAGACCGTTTTCCTTGTGCAAAAGCAATCGCACCAGCAGCTGCAATCATCGCAGCGTTATCTGTACATAAATAAAGTGGGGGAATTTGTAAAGGAATCTTCAAATTTGCAAATTCCTGTTGTAAAGATGACCGAAGCCCTTTGTTTGCAGCGACACCTCCAGCTACTATCACTTGCTTTACGTTATAATGTTTTGCAGCCCGCACTGTTTTAGTTGTTAACACATCTACCACACTCGCTTGAAAGCTAGCTGCAATATCCTCCGGTTTCAACGTCTCCCCACGTTGTTTTGCATTGTGGATTGTATTTGTAACCGACGATTTTAATCCACTAAAGCTGAAGTCGTAGCTTCCCTCTTCCAGCCAAGCACGTGGGAATTCAATCGTTTCTTCTCCCAGCCCTGCTAATCGATCAATTCCTGGTCCGCCTGGGTAAGGTAAATCTAACATCCTAGCAACTTTATCATAAGCTTCTCCAGCTGCATCATCTCTAGTTTCTCCGATTAGTTCATACTCACCATGCGCTTTCATAATCACCAACTCTGTGTGACCACCAGAGACAATCAGTGCAAGTAAAGGAAACTGGAATTCCTGTTGCAGGCGATTTGCATAAATATGCCCAGCAATATGATGTACTCCGATTAATGGCTTGTGCTTTGCAAAAGCCAGCGCTTTTGCCGCATTCACCCCTACCAGAAGCGCGCCTACTAACCCCGGTCCTTCTGTAACAGCTATTGCACTAATCTCATCCCAGGAAACAGCTGCTTGCTCCATCGCTTGCTCTAATACATATGTGATTTGCTCAACATGGTGGCGTGAGGCAATTTCCGGCACAACGCCGCCAAAACGCTTATGGCTTTCAATTTGTGAAGACACGACATTTGCCAAGATTTCCTTGCCATTTTTCACAATTGCAACGGCAGTCTCATCACAACTTGTTTCAATACCTAATATTAATAATTCTTTATTCATTTTATATTCACCCACATTACAATTGCGTCCTCCTGGTTATCTGTATAATAATGCTTACGAATTCCACCTGGGACGAGCCCAAATTTCCGATACAGTTTTTGGGCAACTATATTGGATTGTCTTACTTCTAACGATAAACGACAAACTCCGTGGATCAAGGCATGATGCATCATGTGTTGGAACAAACGCTCACCCAGCTTTTTTCCACGATATGAAGGCAAAATGGCAATATTTGTAATTTGCGCGTCATCAAAAACAATCCATAAACCTGCATATCCTACAATATTTCCGTTATATTCAATTACAAAATAATGAGCATGAGGGTTTTCTGTAAGTTCCTGATAAAAAATCTCCATCGTCCAAGCTGTAGAAAATGACTCCTTTTCTACGCGCATGACAGCATCTATATCTGTTAGAGCCATTTTTCTAATTATTATTTCATTATTCATCACTATGCTAACAACCTTTATTTTTTTCCAACCATTTAGCCTCTGCTTCTGCTAAGCGAAGATAATTTGGACGAAGTGTATGTGTTAGCTCTGGTTGTTTTCCTTTTGCTGCAGCAATTAAGTGCACTCCTCGAAGCAAATGGTCTGGTTCCTCAGGGATGACTGCTAAATCGTCCAGTACTGCCTTAATCTGCTCTTGATGAATCGCTATGTCTGGACTTAAAAATAATACTGGTTGATTCAAACTGCTAAGTTCCTCAAGCAAATCATCCATAGCAAAATTTTCTTCTTTCCGGATAAGTTTCATCGTATTATTATCCCAGCGATAACATCCTGTATACACTAATCCTCTTCTCGCATCAAAAAAAGGGCAGATGACACCATTAAAAAAGCGCCCTTGATATGCCAGTACTTCCAAGCTTGAAACACCAATAACAGGTATGTTTAATGCCCAGGCCATGGATTTAGCGGTAGCCAATCCGATTCGAACCCCTGTATAGGAACCCGGACCTTTTGCAACAATTATTTTTTCCAATTGTTCAGGTTTCATATTAACTTCTTTCATTAGTTGATCAATTGCAGGCATTAAACGTACGGAGTGATTTTTCGCTAAATTGGTAACTATTTCACCTACCACTTTATTATCCCGTTGAATGGCAACAGCTAATACTTGATTAGATGTATCCATTGCAAGTATATTCATGTAAATAACTCCTCATATGTCGAATTAGCTTTTTAATTGCTCTACTACCCACTCGAAATGACTTCCATGTGGGATAAATGTAATTTTCCGCGACTTTTCATCAATAGCGGTGAGTTTAACTTCCAAATACTTTTCTGGTAAAAAAGAACCGATAAACTGCGGCCATTCCACAACTGTAATACCTTCACCATTAAAGTACTCATCAAAACCTATATCTTCTTCACTATTTTCCAAGCGGTACACATCCATATGATAAAAAGGTATTTCTCCTTCATACTCCTTAATTATCGTAAATGTGGGACTCGATACATTTCGTTTCACTCCAAGCCCTGCGGCTATTCCCTTTGTAAAGGTGGTTTTTCCAGTACCAAGATCACCTTCTAGTGTAACGACATCTCCCGGATTTAACAACATAGCCAAATTTTCCCCTAAATGAATTGTCGTATCCTCTGTATTTGTTGTTATCTCATACATTTGCAAACCGTACACCTACTTTAAATGATTATATCCTTGTTTAAGTAATCTTTCCAACTGATGATTTCCTTTTTGTATATAAACATAATTATGATTGGCTTCAAAAAACACCTTACCTATCTGTGTTAGCGGCAAATTTAATTGCTTAGCAAGCGCCACTAATATTTCCCAATTTTTTGGGGCAACTGTCCCGATTAACTCAAAATCTTCTCCACCAAAATACTTCCATTGCTGTTGGTCTTCCTTGGAAAACTGGGAAAAACTATCATGCACTGGAATTGCTTCATCATGCAGTTGAATACTTACCTTCGAAGCTGTAGCAATTTCTGCTGCTTCATTCGCTATCCCGTCACTCACATCATTTAACGCTACACGAATATTTCCAGGTATGCAAGCTGCAAAGGCAACACGGGGTGTTGGCATACGATGACGTTCAATAAAATAAGCAGCATCCTTATATTCCATTTTATTGGTCAAAATATGGTAACCAGCTTGTGAATCGCCTAAGGTCCCTGTGACAAATACAACATCGTCAATCTCTGCATGACCCCTGTAACGGACTTGTTCTTTGGCTACATAGCCCATGACTGTGATTGATAAAACGAGTTCATTCCCAGATACTGTGTCTCCACCAATTAGATCCATACTATAGTGTGTTGCTATCTCTTTCATTCCTTGAAAAATATGTTGCACTTCCTGGCTAGACCAATGACGAGGAATAACAATAGAAGCTAAATAAAACGCTGGCTGTGATCCCATAGCTGCTAGGTCACTAATATTTGCTGCCAAAGCACGATAACCAATATGGAAAGCTGACATCGTGTCTTTTCGAAAATGGATACCTTCTACAAACGTATCCACCGCAGTAACGATATCCATTGTATTTTGACGAAACACAGCTGCATCGTCACCAATGCCTTTTATTAATGAAGATTGTCTATAAGAATTTTGCTTGATCGTATCTATAAACGTAAATTCATCCACTATCCATCACCAAATTTCATACATAACTATATTTATGATAGCAAAAATTGTTGAAAAAAGGAAAAGGAAATACTGGATTTATCGTGAAAAGATATCATTTACTACGATGAAAAGAATACTTTATTTGGCGAAAGTTTTAAAAGTTGTTTTTTCCATGAGGCGTTCTTTACTATCACTAGTATTTGCAACATAAAGGGCTCTATACTAAATGTGGTGGTACTCCTTATTGTGCCAATGCACAGAAAGATGCAAAAAAATACACTCACTCCCCTCTCTTTTGATAACCTTGAGTTGCAGACACAAAAGGTAAAGGAGAGGGAAAGAGTGCAATATCATCTTATCATAGATTTATTGGGGATAAAAGATAAACAAGTAGAAGTATGGGATATAAAAGAAGAACCCGCGACATGGTTGGTAGAGCTTTATACGAAGGTTAAAAAGCAAACATGTCCATCCTGTAAAGCGAAAACAAAGCGAGTGCACAGCTACCGAAAACAGTTGATTCAAGGGTCAAATCTATCCCATACATCCGTGAAAATTTCTCTGCGAAAAAGAAGATATCTATGTACCCATTGCCACCATACCTTTTATGAACATTTACAAATGGTGGATCGGTATCAAAGGTGCACCAATTCATTACAAATGAGCGCACGAACTTACTCGGCAATCGGTTCATTTACGGATGCAGCCCGTTTATCTGGTATGACAACGAATCGATTAATCCGTTTGTTTGATCGTCATCCCCTGCAAACAAAGAAGGTTCTACCACGTGCTATAGCTATTGATGAGTTTAAAGGAGATGCAGGAGGAGAGAGGTTTCAAACAGTCATTGCAGATGTGGAGAACAAAGAAATCATCGATATTTTACCGGACAGAAAAGTAGATACCATAAAAGAGTATTTACAATCCCGTGATACGAGTAAAGTCCAAATCGTCGTTATGGATTTGTCAAAATCCTTTAAACAAGCTGTACAAAAAGCATTAGGCAATCCATTGATTATTGCCGATCGATTTCACTATATGAGGCAAGTATATTGGGCACTGGATGAAGTACGCCGAGAAGTTCAGAGGGATTTGGATAAAAAGCCACGTATCCAGATGAAACGTAGTAAAAAACTGTTATGGAAATCGGTATATAAACTGGATGAAGAAGAGTCAGAAAAGGTACAAAAGCTTCTTGATATTGATCCCAGATTACAAAAAGCCTATGCACTTAAGAATAAGTTAGATCAATGGTTTAAGGAAAGCGATAAGGATACAGCTAAAGCTGGATTAGAAGCATGTATGCAGACATTAAAAGAATCAGGTATGGATTCATTTCAACGTGTTTATCATACGTTTCAGCGATGGAAGACAGAAATCCTCCAATCATTTATGTATCCTTTTAACAATGGATATATAGAAGGGATAAACAACAAGATAAAGGTGTTAAAACGTAAGTCCTATGGCATTAAAAATTTTTCAAGATTAAAGAATAAAATACTATGGCAACAAGAGGTTAACAAATTAATTTAACACTAACTAAAAAGAGATGGTGGAGAGTAATTTCCACCACCACATTTGACAAAGAACCACATAAAGTGAACGGTATGTATGAGCATATGAATTATATTCTATATGAATGTAATTCACTTTCATACTTTATAGTAGTTTAGAGGATTGCAGCATTTATGTTCATCACATCTGGATAATATTTTAAAGCAAATAAAAAAACACATGATTTTGTAAACTAAAACCATGTGTGTTAAATTCAATTTATCTGGCGGTCCGGACGGGACTCGAACCCGCGACCTCCTGCGTGACAGGCAGGCATTCTAACCAACTGAACTACCGGACCAAAAAATAAATTTGTTCAACTATTATGTGATCTGTTGAACAAGTTATGTTTAAGATATATTAAAGCAAATAAAAATTTGGTTGCGGGGGCAGGATTTGAACCTACGACCTTTGGGTTATGAGCCCAACGAGCTACCAGACTGCTCCACCCCGCGATATGAAAAATATTTTACTTATAAAAGATAATTATTGCCTGGCGGCGTCCTACTCTTGCAGGGGCAAAGCCCCAACTACCATCGGCGCTGGAGAGCTTAACTTCTGTGTTCGGCATGGGAACAGGTGTGACCTCTCCGCCATTACTACCAGGCAAAGTTGCTATTTGTTATGTTGTGCTAAAAAATAGGCACAAATCTTATTATAAGCGTTTTTGAGAAAAAATCAAGATTTTTGTTGAAAAAAATCGATTCCTGATTTATACCTCGAAAACTAAATAAGAGATCATCCAACGATTCATCTTCCAAAATGGTTAGTTAAGTCCTCGATCGATTAGTATCCGTCAGCTACACGTGTCACCACGCTTCCACCTCGGACCTATCAACCTCATCATCTCTGAGGGATCTTACTCACTTTTAGTGATGGGAAGTCTCATCTTGAGGGGGGCTTCATGCTTAGATGCTTTCAGCACTTATCCCTGCCACACGTAGCTACCCAGCTATGCTCCTGGCGGAACAACTGGTACACCAGCGGTGTGTCCATCCCGGTCCTCTCGTACTAAGGACAGCTCCTCTCAAACCTCCTGCGCCCACGACGGATAGGGACCGAACTGTCTCACGACGTTCTGAACCCAGCTCGCGTACCGCTTTAATGGGCGAACAGCCCAACCCTTGGGACCGACTACAGCCCCAGGATGCGATGAGCCGACATCGAGGTGCCAAACCTCCCCGTCGATGTGAACTCTTGGGGGAGATAAGCCTGTTATCCCCGGGGTAGCTTTTATCCGTTGAGCGATGGCCCTTCCATGCGGAACCACCGGATCACTAAGCCCGACTTTCGTCCCTGCTCGACTTGTAGGTCTCGCAGTCAAGCTCCCTTCTGCCTTTACACTCTGCGAATGATTTCCAACCATTCTGAGGGAACCTTTGGGCGCCTCCGTTACCTTTTGGGAGGCGACCGCCCCAGTCAAACTGCCCGCCTGACACTGTCTCCGGACCGGATCACGGCCCTGGGTTAGAAGGTTCGTACAGCCAGGGTGGTATCCCACGGTTGCCTCCACGTAAGCTAGCGCTCACGCTTCGATGGCTCCCACCTATCCTGTACAAGCTGTACCAACATTCAATATCAGGCTACAGTAAAGCTCCACGGGGTCTTTCCGTCCTGTCGCGGGTAATGCGCATCTTCACGCATAGTATAATTTCACCGGGTCTCTCGTTGAGACAGTGCCCAAGTCGTTGCACCTTTCGTGCGGGTCGGAACTTACCCGACAAGGAATTTCGCTACCTTAGGACCGTTATAGT
This genomic interval from Virgibacillus pantothenticus contains the following:
- the tsaB gene encoding tRNA (adenosine(37)-N6)-threonylcarbamoyltransferase complex dimerization subunit type 1 TsaB; this encodes MNILAMDTSNQVLAVAIQRDNKVVGEIVTNLAKNHSVRLMPAIDQLMKEVNMKPEQLEKIIVAKGPGSYTGVRIGLATAKSMAWALNIPVIGVSSLEVLAYQGRFFNGVICPFFDARRGLVYTGCYRWDNNTMKLIRKEENFAMDDLLEELSSLNQPVLFLSPDIAIHQEQIKAVLDDLAVIPEEPDHLLRGVHLIAAAKGKQPELTHTLRPNYLRLAEAEAKWLEKNKGC
- the tsaE gene encoding tRNA (adenosine(37)-N6)-threonylcarbamoyltransferase complex ATPase subunit type 1 TsaE produces the protein MYEITTNTEDTTIHLGENLAMLLNPGDVVTLEGDLGTGKTTFTKGIAAGLGVKRNVSSPTFTIIKEYEGEIPFYHMDVYRLENSEEDIGFDEYFNGEGITVVEWPQFIGSFLPEKYLEVKLTAIDEKSRKITFIPHGSHFEWVVEQLKS
- the tsaD gene encoding tRNA (adenosine(37)-N6)-threonylcarbamoyltransferase complex transferase subunit TsaD encodes the protein MNKELLILGIETSCDETAVAIVKNGKEILANVVSSQIESHKRFGGVVPEIASRHHVEQITYVLEQAMEQAAVSWDEISAIAVTEGPGLVGALLVGVNAAKALAFAKHKPLIGVHHIAGHIYANRLQQEFQFPLLALIVSGGHTELVIMKAHGEYELIGETRDDAAGEAYDKVARMLDLPYPGGPGIDRLAGLGEETIEFPRAWLEEGSYDFSFSGLKSSVTNTIHNAKQRGETLKPEDIAASFQASVVDVLTTKTVRAAKHYNVKQVIVAGGVAANKGLRSSLQQEFANLKIPLQIPPLYLCTDNAAMIAAAGAIAFAQGKRSTLDLNARASMPLK
- the thiL gene encoding thiamine-phosphate kinase, with amino-acid sequence MDEFTFIDTIKQNSYRQSSLIKGIGDDAAVFRQNTMDIVTAVDTFVEGIHFRKDTMSAFHIGYRALAANISDLAAMGSQPAFYLASIVIPRHWSSQEVQHIFQGMKEIATHYSMDLIGGDTVSGNELVLSITVMGYVAKEQVRYRGHAEIDDVVFVTGTLGDSQAGYHILTNKMEYKDAAYFIERHRMPTPRVAFAACIPGNIRVALNDVSDGIANEAAEIATASKVSIQLHDEAIPVHDSFSQFSKEDQQQWKYFGGEDFELIGTVAPKNWEILVALAKQLNLPLTQIGKVFFEANHNYVYIQKGNHQLERLLKQGYNHLK
- the rimI gene encoding ribosomal protein S18-alanine N-acetyltransferase encodes the protein MNNEIIIRKMALTDIDAVMRVEKESFSTAWTMEIFYQELTENPHAHYFVIEYNGNIVGYAGLWIVFDDAQITNIAILPSYRGKKLGERLFQHMMHHALIHGVCRLSLEVRQSNIVAQKLYRKFGLVPGGIRKHYYTDNQEDAIVMWVNIK
- a CDS encoding ISL3 family transposase encodes the protein MQYHLIIDLLGIKDKQVEVWDIKEEPATWLVELYTKVKKQTCPSCKAKTKRVHSYRKQLIQGSNLSHTSVKISLRKRRYLCTHCHHTFYEHLQMVDRYQRCTNSLQMSARTYSAIGSFTDAARLSGMTTNRLIRLFDRHPLQTKKVLPRAIAIDEFKGDAGGERFQTVIADVENKEIIDILPDRKVDTIKEYLQSRDTSKVQIVVMDLSKSFKQAVQKALGNPLIIADRFHYMRQVYWALDEVRREVQRDLDKKPRIQMKRSKKLLWKSVYKLDEEESEKVQKLLDIDPRLQKAYALKNKLDQWFKESDKDTAKAGLEACMQTLKESGMDSFQRVYHTFQRWKTEILQSFMYPFNNGYIEGINNKIKVLKRKSYGIKNFSRLKNKILWQQEVNKLI